One window of the Acidobacteriota bacterium genome contains the following:
- the glf gene encoding UDP-galactopyranose mutase, with product MTFDFLIVGAGFAGSVLAERIATQLGKTCLVVERRNHIGGNAYDHYDTAGVLVHSYGPHYFRTNSQRIIDYLSQFTEWHKVEYKILSWTHGRFWQFPINLNTFEQLIGRPSNTEEMEATLAQWRVPTDNAKNSEEVIVSQVGWKLYEMFFKNYTRKQWQRDAKGLDPSVCGRIPIRTNRDDRYLSEKFQALPKDGYTAMFRKMLSHPNIEVWLNTNYREVRRHVRFGHLIFTGPIDEYFGHCFGRLPYRSLRFEPETLSQEYFQPAMQVNYPNDHEFTRIVEIKYATGQNLPSTTIVREYPQNFAPGREPYYPIPAPDAKAVYSKYAERAVLERNVTFVGRLATYRYYNMDQIVGMALAEFDRLRLRRQHQLVAAQVSTLNP from the coding sequence CCTGTCTAGTCGTCGAGCGACGTAATCACATCGGCGGCAACGCTTACGACCATTACGACACGGCGGGCGTGTTAGTTCACTCCTATGGACCACATTATTTTCGCACAAACTCGCAGCGCATTATCGATTATCTGAGCCAGTTCACCGAGTGGCACAAAGTTGAATACAAGATCTTGTCGTGGACGCACGGTCGCTTCTGGCAATTCCCCATTAACTTGAATACCTTCGAGCAACTCATCGGGAGACCGTCGAACACCGAAGAGATGGAGGCTACACTCGCGCAGTGGCGCGTGCCTACCGACAATGCGAAGAATTCGGAAGAGGTGATCGTTTCCCAAGTAGGATGGAAACTTTACGAAATGTTCTTCAAAAACTACACGCGTAAGCAATGGCAACGCGATGCCAAAGGGCTGGATCCAAGCGTATGCGGGCGGATTCCGATCCGCACCAATCGTGATGATCGCTATCTCTCAGAGAAATTCCAGGCGCTGCCAAAAGACGGTTACACAGCCATGTTCCGGAAAATGCTTTCGCACCCAAACATCGAGGTATGGCTAAACACCAACTACCGTGAGGTGCGTAGACATGTGCGATTTGGTCACCTTATTTTCACAGGCCCAATTGATGAGTACTTTGGTCATTGCTTCGGTCGCTTGCCCTATCGTTCACTCCGCTTCGAACCGGAAACCTTGTCACAGGAATATTTCCAGCCGGCAATGCAAGTAAATTACCCTAACGATCACGAGTTTACTCGCATTGTGGAAATCAAATATGCAACGGGGCAAAACCTGCCGTCGACTACGATCGTGCGCGAGTATCCCCAAAATTTCGCACCTGGCCGGGAGCCGTACTATCCAATTCCAGCTCCGGACGCAAAAGCTGTCTACTCTAAGTACGCTGAGCGCGCCGTGTTGGAAAGGAACGTAACCTTCGTCGGCAGACTCGCCACCTACCGCTATTACAATATGGATCAGATAGTTGGCATGGCTTTGGCAGAATTTGATCGCTTGCGGCTTCGCCGGCAGCATCAGCTCGTCGCCGCTCAAGTCTCAACCCTTAACCCTTAA